The sequence GGCGTCCCACTTGTTGTGGGGCTGGTGCGGGTAGATGGTGTCGTGCGCAACTACCTTGCCGGTCGCGTCGACGACGGCCACCTTCGTTCCGGTGCGGAAACCCGGGTCGAGACCCATCGTGGCGCGGGTGCCTGCCGGCGCCGCGAGCAACAGGTCGCGGAGATTGTTGGCAAAGACGTCGACAGCGTCCTTCTCTGCCGACTGACGCAACCTCATCCGGACGTCGATGCCCAGCGTGATGAGCAGCTTCGTCTTCCACGCCCACCGCACCGTGTCGAGCAACCACTTGTCGGCCGGCCGGCCACGGTCGGCGATCCCGAACCGGCTCGCGATTCGGCCCTCGTAGACGGTCGGTTCACCGGGAACCGGCTCGTCCCTGTCCGGTGCCAGCGTGAGCGTCAGTACCTCTTCCTTCTCACCACGCAGCACGGCAAGGATTCGGTGCGAGGGGAGGGTGGTGAACGGCTCGGAGAACTCGAAGTAGTCGGCGAACTTCGCGCCTTCTGTCTCTTTGCCCTTGCGGACGACGGAAACCAGCTTCCCGCGCGTCCACATCAGCTCGCGCAGATCGCCCACCAGGTCGGCGTCCTCGGCGAAACGCTCGACGAGAATCGCTCGCGCACCCTCGAGTTGCTCGGCCGTATAGGACGCGGGGTCGGTAGCGGGGTCCGTGATCAGCGCATCGGCAACAGGCTCGTGACCCGCCTCGCGGGCGATCTGCGCCTTGGTGCGCCGCTTCGGCTTGAAGGGCAGATAGATGTCTTCGAGCCGGGCCTTGGTCTCGGCCGTCATGATCTGTCCGCGCAACTGGTCGTCGAGCTTGCCCTGCGATTCGATCGAATCGAGTACCGCGACACGCCGTTCGTCGAGCTCACGCAGGTAGCGGAGCCGCTCTTCGAGCTGGCGAAGCTGAGCGTCGTCGAGGGTTCCGGTGACTTCCTTGCGGTAACGGGCAATGAAGGGAACGGTGGCCCCGCCGTCGAGGAGGTCCACAGCGGCCGCGACCTGTCCCTCCCGGACGTCGAGCTCCTCGGCAATGCGTTGGTTCACGGTCTTCAGAGTCACAAAAATGGACCCTACCGCTACCGGGGGACACCCTCGTCGGCGGAGAGGCGGTCGGGAGTGCGAAAGCGGCGTTTCGTGCCGGCCGTCGCCTCCGGGGAGCAGATCCGGTGCGCGGGGCATCGACGACCGGGTACAGCCGCTGGGCTGATTCAGGGCAACAGGTCCGGCCGGCGCTCCGCGGTGCGCTCCAACGATTGCTCGTGGCGCCACTGGGCGATCTTGGCGTGGTCACCCGACAAGAGCACCGGTGGGACGTCGAGTCCTCGCCACGTGGCAGGCCGGGTGTAGCTCGGGCCTTCGAGGAGCCCGTCGCTGAACGAATCTTCCTGGTGTGACTGCTGATTGCCCAGGACACCGGGAATCAGCCGGACGAAGGCCTCGACCATGACGAGCACTGCCGCCTCACCCCCGATGAGGACGTAGTCGCCGATGCTGACTTCTTCGACCCGCACGCGCCGGGCAGCGTCGTCGATGACTCGTTGGTCGATGCCCTCGTATCGCCCACAGGCGAAAACGATGTGGCGCTCCCCTGCCCAGCGTTCCGCCGTCGCCTGTGTGAAGGGGACGCCCGCCGGTGTGGGGACCACCAGAAGTGTGTCGCCATCGTCCCCGCCCCTGGCGAGGACGTCATCCAGGGCCGGTCCCCACACACTGGGTTTCATGACCATTCCGGGGCCACCGCCATAGGGCGAGTCGTCGACAGCTTTGTGGACGTCGTGCGTCCAGTTCCTCAGATCGTGCACGTCTACCGAGAGGAGTCCCTTGTCGATCGCCTTGCCGAGCAGGGCAGCGCGAAGGGGCTCGAGATACTCCGGGAAGATGGTGACCACGTCGAGACGCATGTTTACCGGCTCATTCGCCGACAGGAGATTCACCGAAGTCAGGGTCGAGCAACCCTTCCGGTGGGTCGATCTCGACGACACCGTCCGCAACGGACACCGAGGTCACGATCGCGGCGACGAACGGAACGAGTAATTCCGGCGCCCCCTCACGACGGACGGACAGGAGTTCGCCTGCCGCCGAATGCAGTACCTCGACGACGGTACCCACCGGAGTGCCGTCCGCCAGCCGAACGGCAAGGCCCTCGAGTTCGTGATCGTAAAACTCGTCCGGGTCCTCGGACGGTTCGAGTTCCGCGCTGTCGATGACGAAGAGCGTGCCGCGTAACGCATCGGCGGCAGCACGATCCGCTACACCCTCGAGGCGCAGCAGAAGCCGCCCGGAATGCTCCCGGGCGGCTTCTACCGTGTACGTGGTGAGGTTCTGCTCGCGCGGCTTCCGTCCCCGCAGCACGGCACCGAGAGCGAAACGCTGTTCGGGTTCGTCGGTGCGAACCTCGACGACGACTTCCCCTTTGATGCCGTGTGACTTGGCGACACGGCCGACGACGAGCTCCACTGCTGTGCGGCCGCTACTGATCGGTGTCGACGACGTCGACACGGATCCCGCGGCCACCGATACCGGAGACCAACGTGCGCAGCGCTGTCGCTGTGCGACCGCCACGTCCGATGACCTTGCCGAGGTCGTCAGGATTGACGTGAACCTCGACAGTGCGCCCCCGACGCCCGGTGATCAGCTCGACACGAACGTCGTCGGGATTGGCGACGATGCCACGAACGAGGTGCTCCACGGCATCGGCGACGACGGCACTCACTTGTCAGCAGCCTCGGAGTTCTCGGCCTCTGCACCCGACGCGTCGGCAGCAGCCTCATCGTCGTCGGCCTTGGCCTTCTTCTTCTTCGGGGTGATGGCCTCGGACACCGGCTCGTTCTCGGCCTGCGCCAGCGCAGCCTGGAACAGCTCCAGCTTGGACGGCTTGGCTTCCTTGACGCGGAGAGTGCCCTCGGTACCCGGCAGGCCCTTGAACTTCTGCCAGTCGCCCGTGATCTTCAGGAGTGCCTCGACGGGCTCGGTGGGCTGCGCGCCCACGCCCAGCCAGTACTGCGCCCGCTCGGAATCGATGTCGATCAGCGAGGGCTCTTCCTTGGGGTGGTACTTGCCGATGGTCTCGATCGCGCGGCCGTTGCGACGGGTGCGGGCGTCGGCAACGACGATGCGGTACTGCGGGTTCCGGATCTTGCCGAGCCGGGTGAGCTTGATCTTGACAGCCACTGCTGTACTTCTCCTTCGGTGCGCACACCAAGTGCACACATTGTCACGTGCAATTCAGCGACGCACAGGAATAGTGCGTCCGGTTTTGCCTCTCACCTGTGACCGCCGCGCGGTACGGAACCGGATGCGACGAACAGCGGATCATTCTGCCAGACGAGCACCGTCAGGGTAAAACCAGGTCATCGCGTCTTGACGACATTTCCGCGCAGCACCACGATGGCGGGTGCGGCGAGGGCATCGCTTCCGGTACGTGGGTCGTCCCGGTAGACGAGCAGATCCGCGGGTGCGCCCGGTTCCAGCCCGGGATGCCGCAGCCAGGTCCGGGCGTTCCAGCACGCAGCGCCGAGCGCGTCGGTCGGCGACAGCCCGACGGCTTTGAGCTCCTCGACCTCGTCGGCGATCCGGCCGTGCACGATGGATCCGCCGGCATCGGTGCCCGCGTAAATCGGAATTCCGGCCTCGTGGGCCGCGCCGATCGTGTCTTTCACCCTCGAGTGCAGGTCCCGCATATGAGCCGCGTACACCGGGTACCGCGTCGCAGAGTCGGCGATCTCGGGGAAGGTGGCGATGTTGATGAGCGTCGGGACGAGGGCAGTACCGTGCGCCACCATGAGCTCGATCGTCTCGTCGGTGAGCCCCGTACCGTGCTCGATGCAGTCGATACCGGCGTTGATCAGACCGGGAAGCGCGTCCTCGGCGAAGACGTGGGCCGTGACCCGTGCGCCTTCTCGGTGGGCGGCGGCGATGGCTTCCACCAGAATGTCGTCGCTCCACAAGGGTGCGAGGTCACCGATCGACCTGTCGATCCAGTCACCGACCAGCTTGACCCAGCCGTCACCGGCGCGCGCCTGCCGCGCAACCTCGGCCGGCAACTGCTCCTCGTCCTCGAGGTCTACCGGCAGCCCCGGTATGTATCGCTTGGGTGCGGCAATGTGCTGACCTGCCCTGACGATCCGCGGCAGGTCGACCCGCTCGTCGAGGAATCGGGTGTCCACGGGAGACCCGGCGTCGCGGATCAGGAGGACACCGGCATCGCGCTCGGTCTCCGCCTGCGCGATCAGCCCCTCGATGCTCTCACCACCGCCGCCGCCGAGCTTGATCCCGACGTGGCAGTGCGCATCGACCAGTCCGGGAACGATCCACCCCGAATCACAGATGGTCTCGGCACCGGCGATCGGCTCGGTGGAAACGACCCCTTGATCCACCCAGTATTCGACGGGCTGTTCGCCGGGCAGGCCGATACCCCGCAAGTGCAGTGCGCTCATCGCTCTACTTCTTCGGCAGCTTCAACTGCGACAGGTCGATGCCTTCGAGACCGGGAGGTAGCTCGTCCAGCCCCTTCGGCATGCTCGACAAATCCGGCATGCCCGCCGGAAGGCCACCGGGCATTCCGGGGAAACCACCCGGCATGCCCCCGGGGAATCCTCCGCGCACCTTCGGCGGCGTCGGACCCTTCCCGCCCTTCTTGCCTTTCTTGCCCTTCTTGCTGCGCTGCGGCTTGCGGGATCCGGGCATGCCCATCCGACCGGCCATCGCCGCCATCATCTTGCGGGCTTCGAAGAAGCGGTCGACGAGCTGATTGACGTCGGACACCTTGACACCCGAGCCGTTGGCGATCCGCAGCCTGCGCGAAGCGTTGATGATCTTGGGGTCTTCGCGCTCCGCCGGCGTCATGCCCCGGATGATGGCCTGCACCCGGTCGAGTTGCTTCTCGTCGACGTTGGCGAGGGCGTCCTTCATCTGTCCAGCGCCGGGAAGCATCCCCAGGAGGTTGCCGATGGGCCCCATCTTGCGGACGGCCATCATCTGTTCGAGGAAGTCCTCGAGGGTCAGCTGCCCCGAGCCGATCTTCTGCGCGGTGGCCTCCGCCTGCTCGGCATCGAAGTGCTGCTCGGCCGCCTCGATGAGGCTGAGGACGTCACCCATGCCGAGGATACGGCTGGCCATCCGGTCGGGGTGGAAGACGTCGAAGTCCTCGAGCTTCTCACCCGTGGAGGCGAAGAGGATGGGCTGTCCGGTGACCTCACGGACGCTCAGAGCCGCGCCACCGCGGGCGTCACCGTCGAGCTTGGTGAGCACGACACCCGTGAATCCGACGCCTTCACGGAAGGCTTCGGCGGTACTGACCGCGTCCTGGCCGATCATCGCGTCGAGAACGAAGAGAGTTTCGTCCGGATCGACAGCATCACGGATGCCCGCGGCCTGCGCCATCAGATCGGCATCGATACCCAGGCGCCCCGCGGTGTCGACGATGACGACGTCGTACTGCTTGGTGCGGGCCTCGTCGATACCGGACCGCGCGACTTCGACCGGGTCTGCCGCGGTGATCCCGAGCGGGTTGTCACCGCCGCCGATCGACGTGCCCGGGTGGGGCGCGAACACGGCGGCGCCTGCGCGTTCACCGACGATCTGCAGCTGGGTGACGGCACCCGGACGCTGCAGGTCACACGCCACCAGCAGCGGGGTGTGCCCCTGATCGCGCAGCCACTTGGCGAGCTTGCCGGCGAGAGTGGTCTTACCGGAACCCTGCAGACCGGCGAGCATGATCACGGTCGGCGGTGTCTTGGCGAACGCGAGTCGACGGGTCTCACCGCCGAGAATCCCGACGAGTTCCTCGTTGACGATCTTGACGACCTGCTGCGCCGGATTGAGCGCCGCGGACACCTCGACGCCCTTGGCCCGCTCCTTGATCCTCGCGATGAACGCGCGCACCACGGGCAGCGCGACGTCCGCCTCGAGCAGAGCCAACCGGATCTCACGACACGTGGCGTCGATGTCGGCCCCGGAAAGGCGACCCTTGCCACGCAGATCCTTGAGGGCTCCGGTCAACCTGTCGGAAAGGGATTCGAACACCGAGTGCGCTCCTGAAGTCGTGCGAGTATGCGGTGGATATTCTCGGGCACCAGCGTAACCGCTCCGGTCCGGCCGATCACTCCCGCCCGCTGCCCGCCTGCTTCTTCGGCTTCGGCAGCGGAACGACGGCGAGGATGGCCCGCTCGACCTCTTCCCTGCTCGCCCGCGTGTCGTGATCACCGAGATCGAGGCAGAACGAGTCGACGACCGATGATCCCAGCGTCGTCACCTTCGCCCACCGGACGTCCGCGCCGCAACTGTCGAATGCGGCGGCCAGCCGGCACAGGAGACCCAGCCTGTCTTCCGCGCGCAGTTCGAGAATCACCTCGCCGGGGGCCGCGGTGTCGAACCAGATGACCCGCGGCGGGGCCTGCGCGTACAACACGGGAACGGCGTCTCCCCGCTCTTCCTCCGCCGCGACGCGCTGGCTCTCGCGGGCCTCGTCCTCCTTGGCCGTGAGCATGTCCAGCAGATCCAGTTCGCCGGCCAGCGCCCGGATCAACTCCTGCCGGAGCAGCCCTGCCTGCGGCGGTGCTCCGAAGCGCGGCGACACGACGAAGGAATTGACGGCCGAATCGCCGGAGCTGCCCAACGAGGCCGAATAGACCCGAAGGGAATGCAGCGCAAGCACTCCGGCGGCTTTCGACAACAGTCCGCGCTCGTCGGGGGCGATCACGGTGACCACGTAGGTGTGGGGACTGTCGGCCGGGTTCAGCGCGACATGGACCCCACCGCCCGCCGCCAGCGCGACATGTTCCGGATCGAGCGGATCCGGCGCGGGAAGATCCTCACCCGCCATGACCATGCGGCACCTGCGGACCAGCTCCCCGATGAGCGACGACTTCCAGTCGCCCCACACGCCGGGACCCGTCGCGAGCGAATCGGCCTCGGCCAATGCGTGCAGCAGCTCCAGGAGTACCCCGTCCCCGCCGAGCGCCTCCACGACCCGTTCCACCGTTTCCGGATCGTCGAGGTCGCGTCGGGTCGCGGTCTGCGGCAACAGCAGGTGATGACGCACCATCGCCGTCAACGTCGCGATGTCCGACGGCCACAGCCCGAGCCGCTTACCGATCTGGATCGCCAGTTCGGCTCCCACGACGCTGTGGTCACCTCCCCGCCCCTTCCCGATGTCGTGGAGCAGAGCGCCGAGCATCAGCAGGTCGGGCCGGGCGACACGCGTCGTGAAACCGCTCGCGTACGCCGCGGTTTCGACGAGATGACGATCCACCGTCCACGTGTGCACGGCGTCCCTCGGCGGTAGGTCGCGGACGGCTCCCCACTCCGGCAGAAGCCGCCCCCACAGTCCCGTACGGTCGAGCGCTTCGATCGCGGCGACGGCCCTGCTTCCCGAGCCGAGGAGGACCAGAAGGTCGTTGACCGCCTCCTTGGGCCATGGTTCCCGCAGTTCCGGCGCGTGGTCGGCCAGGCGGTTCAGCGTCGAAGCGGACATCGGCATGCCCGTGGTGGCCGACGCTGCCGCCACCCGCATGACGAGACCGGGATCCTTGCCGGGCCGGGCATCGCGCGCCAGAACCACTTCGCCGGCATGCTCGACCACACCCTCGTCGAGAGGTCGCCGCACAGGCGGCCTTCGCAGTCGCGCGAGACCACGGCGGGGCAGGGCATTTCCCGCCGTCCGCACCCCGACATCCACCGAGTAGCTGATGGTGCGGGCGGCGTCGCTGAGCATGCGGGCCAGATCGAAGCGATCCCCGATCCGCAGTGCCGCGCCGATCTCGTCGGCGTCCTGGGCCCGCAGCTGGTCACGGGGGCGTCCCGCAACCCGGTGCAGCTCGGTACGCACGTCGAGGAGACGACGATGCGCCAATGCGAGTCCGCCACCGGGCGATTCGGGTCCGAGTCCGGGCATGCCGTCGGTGAGCTGCGCGATGGACAGCGCGTTGAGCAGCTGTACGTCCCGCAGTCCACCGCGACCGCTCTTGAGGTCCGGTTCGGCGCGATGGGCGATTTCACCGCTACGTTCCCACCGCGACCTGGTCTGGGCGATCAGCTCGTCGAAGCGGTTGCGGATGTCGGTGCGCCATTGGCGCCGGACTCCGCTGATGAGAAGGTTGCTCAATTCGACGTCGCCGACGATGTGCCGCGCCTCGAGCATCCCCAGTGCGGCAGTGATATCCGTGGATGCGACCTGCAATGCCTGCGGGATGGTGCGGACACTGTGGTCGAGTTTGATGTGCGCGTCCCACAGCGGATACCAGAGCTGGTCCGCAACCCGCGACACCACGGCGGGATCCATGTCGTCGTGGAGGAGCACGAGATCGAGGTCCGAGTACGGCAGCAGCTCGCGGCGGCCGAGCCCGCCGACCGCGACGAGCGCGAACCCGCAGTCGGGCTTGATACCGAGCTCGGCGCCTTTCGTGGTCAGCCAGAATTCGTGCAGGTCGACGAGGGCGTGCCGGAGCGCGGGCGCGTCCAGCCTTCGGCCGTGTCCTCCCCTTGCACCCGGAGTGCTCTCCGAACCGCCGCTGAGGAGCTGTCGGCGTGCGCGGGCCAGGTCCGCAGCTTCGTTCGATCCGCCTGACGCAACCGGCCCTGGTTCCGTCGCCTTCGCGACGGGACCAGGGCCGGTCTTACCGGACCCGTTGGGGTCAGAGCGCATCCGCGCCGCGTTCCCCGGTGCGTACCCGGATGACCGACTCGACGGGTGACACCCACACCTTGCCGTCACCGATCTTTCCGGTGCGGGCTGCTTCGACGATCACCTCGACGACCTTGTCCACTGCCGCATCGTCCACGACGACCTCGACTCGAACCTTCGGTACGAAATCGACCGAGTACTCGGCCCCGCGGTAGACCTCGGTGTGACCCTTCTGGCGGCCGTAACCCTGGACCTCGCTGACGGTCATTCCGAGGACGCCCGCCTGCTCGAGTCCCGTCTTGACGTCCTCGAGAGTGAACGGCTTGACAATTGCGGTGATCAGCTTCATTTCCTCATCCCTCCTTGCCGGACACGCGAGCGGTTGACGAATTTCCGCCGAGTGCAGCGAAATCGTAAGCCGTTTCTGCGTGTTCCGACTCATCCACTCCCAGTGATTCACCCTCGTCGCTGACCCGCAGACCGATGGTGAACTTCACGATCAACGCAACGATGGCCGTACCGACGAGCGAGTAAAGCAGTACTGCTCCGGCGCCCACTGCCTGACGCCAGAGTTGATCGAAACCTCCACCATAGAACAGTCCGTCGACGCCCGCGGGTGCCTCCGTGGTTGCGACGAGTCCGACCATCAGCGTTCCGACGATGCCGCCGACGAGGTGCACTCCCACCACGTCGAGTGAATCGTCGAAGCCGAGGCGGTACTTGAGCCCGACGGCGAGTGCGCAGAGGGCACCGGCGACAACACCGATCGCCAACGCACCGAGGACGTTCACGGACGAGCAGGAGGGGGTGATGGCAACCAGACCGGCCACGATTCCGGACGCGGCACCGAGGGTGGTCGCATGCCCGTCGCGGATGCGTTCGACGAGAAGCCACGCGAGCATCGCTGCACACGTTCCGACGACGGTCGTGATGAAGGTCGCTCCGGCAATTCCGTTGGCGCCGACGGCAGAACCTGCGTTGAAGCCGAACCAGCCGAACCACAGCAGGCCTGCGCCGAGCATCACGAAGGTCAGGTTGTGCGGGCGGAAGGGCGTGCCCGGCCAGCCCTGGCGCTTCCCGAGGATGATGCAGAGGACGAGTCCGGCGGCGCCGGCGTTGATGTGCACGGCCGTACCACCGGCGAAGTCGATGGCGGCGAGTTTGTTGGCGATCCAGCCACCGGTCTCGGCGGTGACGCCGTCGAAGGCGAAGACCCAGTGCGCTACCGGGAAGTACACGACCGTCGCCCAGAGGCCGGCGAACAGCAGCCAGGGACCGAAGCGCAGGCGATCTGCGACGGCACCCGAGATCAGTGCAACGGTGATGATGGCGAACATCGCCTGGAAGGCCACGAAGACCGTCGCGGGAATCGTCCCGACGAGGGGGATCGCCGAGTCGGCGATGACCGAACCGGCGTCATCGGTTTCCGCGAGGTACGAGCCGCCGATCAGCCCCTTCAAGCCGAAGTACTGGAACGGGTCACCGAAGAGGTTCGACTGGTCTTCACCGAACGCGATGGAATAGCCGTAGAGCACCCAGAGGATGCCGACGACGCCCATGGCGCTGACGCTCATCATGACCATGTTCAGCACGCTCTTGGCACGAACCATGCCGCCGTAGAAGAACGCAAGACCCGGAGTCATGAGCAACACGAGCGCGGCGCTGGTCAGCATCCACGCTGTGTCCCCGGTGTCCGGTGCACCGATAGTGGGGAAATCCACCTTGAGCCTCCTCCTTCTCAGCCCAGCCCGTTGCTGGCTGACGACCTGAGAAGAAGGGTGCTCATGCGGTGTTTCAGCCGTGCCACTGCACTGTTTCGCGCAGGTGAACGCATCACCCATTTGTGTTGCGTACAGGTTTCGTCACGGCAGTTCCATGTTTTTTCGGGGTCGTTCCGCTCAGCCCAACAGGGCGTCGACGAATGCACCCGGCTCGAACGGGGCGAGATCGTCGGCGCCTTCACCGAGTCCGACGAGCTTCACCGGAACACCGAGTTCGTGTTGCACCTGAAAGACGATGCCACCCTTGGCCGTGCCGTCGAGCTTGGTGAGCACCACTCCGGTGATGTCGACGACCTCGGCGAACACGCGTGCCTGCGCCAGACCGTTCTGGCCGATCGTCGCATCGAGAACCAGAAGCACGTCGTCGACCGACGCCTTCTTCTCGATCACCCGCTTCACCTTGCCGAGCTCGTCCATCAAGCCTGTCTTGGTGTGAAGGCGGCCCGCTGTGTCGATCAGCACGGCGTCGACGCCGTTCTCGATGCCCTTCGATACGGCGTCGAAGGCGACGGCAGCCGGATCCGCTGCTTCCTTGCCCCGAACCACCTCGGCACCCACCCGTTCCGCCCACGTCTGGAGCTGGTCCGCGGCCGCGGCGCGGAACGTGTCCGCTGCCCCGAGCAGGACGCGTCTGCCGTCGGCAACGAGCACACGCGCGAGCTTGCCGGTGGTGGTCGTCTTGCCGGTGCCGTTGACTCCGACGACCAAGAGGACCGCAGGGTGGTCGTCGTGCGGCAGCGCACGAATCGACCGATCGAGCTCGGGCCGCAGCTCGGCGACCAACACTTCGCGCAGCAGTGCCCGGGCGTCCGCCTCGGTACGGACGCTCCGCGCCGCCATCTGCTCACGCAGCGCGGTGACCACCTTCGTTGTGGTCGCCGAGCCGAGGTCCGCGATCAGAAGAGTGTCCTCGACCTCTTCCCACGAATCCTCGTCGAGGTCGCCGCCACCGAGCAGGCCCAGCAAGCTCTTCCCGACAGCAGACTGGGAGCGGGACAGCCGACCGCGCAGGCGGTCGAGTCGGCCCTCGGTCGGGGCGATCTCGTCGAGCGCGGGCACGGACGGCGCTGCCGGTTCCGGCGTGACCACCGGCTCGGGTGCGACCACGGTTTCGGGTGCGACCACCGGTTCGTATGCGACCACGGGCTCCGGCGCGACCACGGGCTCGGGTGTGATCACGGAATCCGTGTCCGCGGGCTTTTCGGGAGCCGGAATCACCTCGTCCGGCGTCGTCGTCGGCTTCGCGGGCGGGACCACCTCGGGAGTGGGCGCCGGTGTGGGGGCCGGGGGGCGTGGCGCCGGCGCGGGTTCGCGCGGCGGAGCGGTCGCCGTCGACCCCTCACTGAAACTGAAACCGGTGCCTGCGCGATAGCCGCCCGACCGGTCCTTCTCCGTGGCGATCTGTGGAGTGTCGGGCGCCTTCAGGGAGATCCGGCGTCGCCGGTACAGCACTGATCCGACAACGAGAACGACGAGAAGAACGGCCAATGCGGCCGCGATGGCAATCCAGGCTCCGGTAGTCACGTCGCCCATTGTTTCAGGCTCCGGTTTCGCCCGCGCAGTGCCTTCCCACGTGCGAGGGCTCCCACCGCAGCCGGATCAGGCCCCGGCGGCGGCCATGTCCTGACCCCGCAGACGCTGGGAGATGACGGTGGTGATGCCGTCACCGCGCATGCTCACACCGTAGAGAGCGTCCGCAACTTCCATCGTCGGCTTCTGGTGGGTGATGACGATAAGCTGCGACTTCTCCCGCAGCTGCTCGAACAAGCCGATGAGACGACGCAGGTTCGTGTCGTCCAGCGCAGCCTCGACCTCGTCCATCACATAGAAGGGTGACGGCCGGGCCCGGAAGATCGCGACCAGCATGGCGACCGCGGTCAGTGACTTCTCGCCACCCGACAGCAACGACAGTCGTTTGACCTTCTTTCCGGGCGGACGGGCCTCGACCTCGATGCCGGTCGTCAGCATGTCGGACGGGTCGGTGAGCACCAACCGTCCTTCACCACCGGGGAACAATTTCGCGAACACCTGCACGAACTCCCGTTCGACGTCGGCGTACGCCTCGGTAAACACCTGCAAGATCCGGGCGTCCACATCGGCGACGACACCGAGCAGGTCCTTGCGGGCTGTCTTGACGTCTTCGAGCTGAGTCGACAGGAAGTTGTACCGCTCCTCGAGGGCCGCGAACTCCTCGAGGGCCAGCGGGTTGACCTTGCCGAGTGTCGCCAGATCTTTCTCCGCACGTTTCGCTCGACGCTCCTGCGCAGCCCGGTCGTAGGGAATCGGCGCAGGCATCGTGACCTGCTCCCCCCGCTCCTTCGCCTGCTCGTACTCCTCCATCTCCAGCGGCGAGGGCGGCAACGGCACATCCGGCCCGTATTCTGCGATCAGGTCGTCCAACCCGATGCCGTGCTGTTCGAGGATCGATTCCTCGAGCTGCTCGATGCGCGTCGCGGCCTGGGCGCGGGCCACCTCGTCGCGGTGGACGGCGTCGGTCAGTGAAGCCAGCTGTGCAGTCAACTGACGCACCTTCTCCTTGACCTGCTCGAGCTGCTCGGTCCGCTCGGTGCGCGACCTGGCGAGTTCGTCGCGGTGCGCCATCGCCGCTGCGACCACCTCACCGAGATGGTCGGCCACCCGCTGTCCCGATTCGGCCACCGCAGCCGCGACCGCGGCAGCGTTCTGCCGTGCCTTCATCGCACGTTCCGCACGCGCCCGGGCGTCGCGTTCCACCTGCGCTGCCCGGCGCAGCGAATCCGCCTTTCCGCGCACCGACTCCGCCCGCTCCTCGGCTGTGCGAACCGCGAGCCGGGCCTCCACCTCGACGGCGCGCACTTCGGCGAGCGCCGCGGCCGCCATCTCGCGCTCGTAGCTCGTGGAGTCTGACCCACCAGATTCGGTGCCGCCGGGCGTGGCGTCCTGCTCGGCCAGGCGCAGCCGCTCTTCGAGTTCGGCGAGAGCCGCCAGGGTCTCCTCGCGCCCGCTTTCCGCCTTCTCCCGCTGCCGAGTGAGGCGATCGGATTCCGCATGTGCCGCGCGTGCCGCCTGCCCGAGGCGGCCGAGTCGCTCGTAGATGGCGGACATCGCGGCGTCGGACTCGTTGAGGGCGGCGAGGGTCTGCTCGGCGTTCTCCTGTCGGGCGACCTGTTCGGCAAGCGCTCCCGACAACGCCGCGGACAATTCCTCGGCACGCCGTTCGGCGTGCGCCAGATCGCTCACCGAGTTGTCGATCGCGGCCTGAACCTCGAGAGTGCTGGGCTGCCTGTCCGAACCGCCACTGATCCACCCGGCACCGAGCAAGTCTCCGTCTCGGGTGACGGCGCGCAGTTCCGGTGCCGAGTCGACAATCTCGACGGCGTCGTCGATCGAGTCGACCACCACTACACCGGCGAGGAGCGCGAACAAGCCTGTTCGGAGCTCTGC comes from Rhodococcus oxybenzonivorans and encodes:
- the rpsP gene encoding 30S ribosomal protein S16, translating into MAVKIKLTRLGKIRNPQYRIVVADARTRRNGRAIETIGKYHPKEEPSLIDIDSERAQYWLGVGAQPTEPVEALLKITGDWQKFKGLPGTEGTLRVKEAKPSKLELFQAALAQAENEPVSEAITPKKKKAKADDDEAAADASGAEAENSEAADK
- the ffh gene encoding signal recognition particle protein; the encoded protein is MFESLSDRLTGALKDLRGKGRLSGADIDATCREIRLALLEADVALPVVRAFIARIKERAKGVEVSAALNPAQQVVKIVNEELVGILGGETRRLAFAKTPPTVIMLAGLQGSGKTTLAGKLAKWLRDQGHTPLLVACDLQRPGAVTQLQIVGERAGAAVFAPHPGTSIGGGDNPLGITAADPVEVARSGIDEARTKQYDVVIVDTAGRLGIDADLMAQAAGIRDAVDPDETLFVLDAMIGQDAVSTAEAFREGVGFTGVVLTKLDGDARGGAALSVREVTGQPILFASTGEKLEDFDVFHPDRMASRILGMGDVLSLIEAAEQHFDAEQAEATAQKIGSGQLTLEDFLEQMMAVRKMGPIGNLLGMLPGAGQMKDALANVDEKQLDRVQAIIRGMTPAEREDPKIINASRRLRIANGSGVKVSDVNQLVDRFFEARKMMAAMAGRMGMPGSRKPQRSKKGKKGKKGGKGPTPPKVRGGFPGGMPGGFPGMPGGLPAGMPDLSSMPKGLDELPPGLEGIDLSQLKLPKK
- the trmD gene encoding tRNA (guanosine(37)-N1)-methyltransferase TrmD; translation: MRLDVVTIFPEYLEPLRAALLGKAIDKGLLSVDVHDLRNWTHDVHKAVDDSPYGGGPGMVMKPSVWGPALDDVLARGGDDGDTLLVVPTPAGVPFTQATAERWAGERHIVFACGRYEGIDQRVIDDAARRVRVEEVSIGDYVLIGGEAAVLVMVEAFVRLIPGVLGNQQSHQEDSFSDGLLEGPSYTRPATWRGLDVPPVLLSGDHAKIAQWRHEQSLERTAERRPDLLP
- the rimM gene encoding ribosome maturation factor RimM (Essential for efficient processing of 16S rRNA), whose protein sequence is MELVVGRVAKSHGIKGEVVVEVRTDEPEQRFALGAVLRGRKPREQNLTTYTVEAAREHSGRLLLRLEGVADRAAADALRGTLFVIDSAELEPSEDPDEFYDHELEGLAVRLADGTPVGTVVEVLHSAAGELLSVRREGAPELLVPFVAAIVTSVSVADGVVEIDPPEGLLDPDFGESPVGE
- a CDS encoding amidohydrolase family protein, with protein sequence MSALHLRGIGLPGEQPVEYWVDQGVVSTEPIAGAETICDSGWIVPGLVDAHCHVGIKLGGGGGESIEGLIAQAETERDAGVLLIRDAGSPVDTRFLDERVDLPRIVRAGQHIAAPKRYIPGLPVDLEDEEQLPAEVARQARAGDGWVKLVGDWIDRSIGDLAPLWSDDILVEAIAAAHREGARVTAHVFAEDALPGLINAGIDCIEHGTGLTDETIELMVAHGTALVPTLINIATFPEIADSATRYPVYAAHMRDLHSRVKDTIGAAHEAGIPIYAGTDAGGSIVHGRIADEVEELKAVGLSPTDALGAACWNARTWLRHPGLEPGAPADLLVYRDDPRTGSDALAAPAIVVLRGNVVKTR
- a CDS encoding RNA-binding protein gives rise to the protein MSAVVADAVEHLVRGIVANPDDVRVELITGRRGRTVEVHVNPDDLGKVIGRGGRTATALRTLVSGIGGRGIRVDVVDTDQ